From the Ignavibacteria bacterium genome, the window CACTGCTGTGCGCAATGAATCTTCAACACCCTGCATACGTGCTGCTGTTTCTTCAAGACTCGATACCTCGCCGGCCAGCTGCAAACGCGTAAGCACACCATACGGTGAGAACATGACAAAGGCCACTACGGCAAGCGTCATCCCACCAATGATGAAGATCCGTTTGCGCGTCATCACGCGCTTCTGAACTTGTACTGCGGGGTTCCGTGCCATCGATGGTTCTCAGTGGACGAGGTGTCTGCGTTGGACTTTGCCGTTGTTGAAGCGAACCACTATGCCCAAGAAGCCGGATGATTGCGACGGTAGTTCGACTGTTGCATTGGAAACGTTGGGGACGTTTTGATCACATACAACGCGGCCAAGTAAATCAACCACAGTAACACGTGCAACATCATTGATGGTGCTGGAGAGATGAAGTGTGTTCTCTTGTACACGTATGGAAAGCCCCGTGCTCAGATCTTCTT encodes:
- a CDS encoding septum formation initiator family protein produces the protein MARNPAVQVQKRVMTRKRIFIIGGMTLAVVAFVMFSPYGVLTRLQLAGEVSSLEETAARMQGVEDSLRTAVKRLHSDSTEIERLARERYGYIRPGEEVFIIKRDSTE